In a single window of the Prinia subflava isolate CZ2003 ecotype Zambia chromosome 3, Cam_Psub_1.2, whole genome shotgun sequence genome:
- the U2AF1 gene encoding splicing factor U2AF 35 kDa subunit isoform X3, whose translation MAEYLASIFGTEKDKVNCSFYFKIGACRHGDRCSRLHNKPTFSQTIALLNIYRNPQNSSQSADGLRCAVSDVEMQEHYDEFFEEVFTEMEEKYGEVEEMNVCDNLGDHLVGNVYVKFRREEDAEKAVIDLNNRWFNGQPIHAELSPVTDFREACCRQYEMGECTRGGFCNFMHLKPISRELRRELYGRRRKKHRSRSRSRERRSRSRDRGRGGGGGGGRERDRRRSRDRERSGRF comes from the exons ATGGCGGAGTACCTGGCCTCCATCTTCGGCACCGAGAAGGACAA agtCAACTgctcattttatttcaaaattggAGCTTGTCGCCATGGAGACAGATGTTCTCGGTTGCACAATAAACCAACATTTAGCCAG ACCATTGCCCTCTTGAACATTTACCGTAACCCTCAAAACTCTTCCCAGTCTGCTGACGGTTTGCGCT GTGCTGTGAGCGATGTCGAGATGCAGGAACATTATGATGAGTTCTTTGAG GAGGTGTTCACAGAAATGGAGGAGAAGTACGGCGAAGTGGAGGAGATGAACGTTTGTGATAACCTTGGAGATCACCTAGTTGGAAATGTATACGTAAAG TTCCGCCGTGAAGAGGATGCAGAAAAGGCCGTGATCGACCTGAACAATCGCTGGTTCAACGGGCAGCCCATCCACGCCGAGCTCTCGCCCGTGACTGACTTCAGAGAGGCCTGCTGCCGTCAGTACGAGATGGG CGAGTGTACACGAGGAGGTTTCTGCAACTTCATGCATTTGAAGCCCATTTCTCGGGAGTTAAGGCGCGAGTTGTATGGGCGGCGTCGTAAAAA GCATCGATCCAGGTCGAGGTCCCGCGAGCGCCGCTCGAGATCCAGAGAccgcggccgcggcggcggcggaggcggcggccgcGAGCGGGACAGGAGGCGGTCAAGAGACCGCGAACGGTCCGGTCGATTCTGA
- the U2AF1 gene encoding splicing factor U2AF 35 kDa subunit isoform X2 → MHYGFRVLIRHEIPVQLLFSVRKSKWNLPEGAEVGGTIGNFVVRYFFLFQVRVQKRQVNCSFYFKIGACRHGDRCSRLHNKPTFSQTILIQNIYRNPQNSAQTADGSHCAVSDVEMQEHYDEFFEEVFTEMEEKYGEVEEMNVCDNLGDHLVGNVYVKFRREEDAEKAVIDLNNRWFNGQPIHAELSPVTDFREACCRQYEMGECTRGGFCNFMHLKPISRELRRELYGRRRKKHRSRSRSRERRSRSRDRGRGGGGGGGRERDRRRSRDRERSGRF, encoded by the exons ATGCACTACGGTTTCAGAGTTTTAATCAGGCATGAAATTCCTGTGCAGCTCTTGTTTTCTGTTAGAAAAAGCAAATGGAACCTTCCAGAAGGTGCTGAAGTTGGAGGCACTATTGGAAATTTTGTAGTTaggtatttctttttgtttcaggTTAGAGTTCAGAAAAGACA agtCAACTgctcattttatttcaaaattggAGCTTGTCGCCATGGAGACAGATGTTCTCGGTTGCACAATAAACCAACATTTAGCCAG ACCATCTTGATTCAAAACATCTATCGTAACCCCCAAAACAGTGCACAGACGGCTGACGGCTCACACT GTGCTGTGAGCGATGTCGAGATGCAGGAACATTATGATGAGTTCTTTGAG GAGGTGTTCACAGAAATGGAGGAGAAGTACGGCGAAGTGGAGGAGATGAACGTTTGTGATAACCTTGGAGATCACCTAGTTGGAAATGTATACGTAAAG TTCCGCCGTGAAGAGGATGCAGAAAAGGCCGTGATCGACCTGAACAATCGCTGGTTCAACGGGCAGCCCATCCACGCCGAGCTCTCGCCCGTGACTGACTTCAGAGAGGCCTGCTGCCGTCAGTACGAGATGGG CGAGTGTACACGAGGAGGTTTCTGCAACTTCATGCATTTGAAGCCCATTTCTCGGGAGTTAAGGCGCGAGTTGTATGGGCGGCGTCGTAAAAA GCATCGATCCAGGTCGAGGTCCCGCGAGCGCCGCTCGAGATCCAGAGAccgcggccgcggcggcggcggaggcggcggccgcGAGCGGGACAGGAGGCGGTCAAGAGACCGCGAACGGTCCGGTCGATTCTGA
- the U2AF1 gene encoding splicing factor U2AF 35 kDa subunit isoform X4 produces MAEYLASIFGTEKDKVNCSFYFKIGACRHGDRCSRLHNKPTFSQTILIQNIYRNPQNSAQTADGSHCAVSDVEMQEHYDEFFEEVFTEMEEKYGEVEEMNVCDNLGDHLVGNVYVKFRREEDAEKAVIDLNNRWFNGQPIHAELSPVTDFREACCRQYEMGECTRGGFCNFMHLKPISRELRRELYGRRRKKHRSRSRSRERRSRSRDRGRGGGGGGGRERDRRRSRDRERSGRF; encoded by the exons ATGGCGGAGTACCTGGCCTCCATCTTCGGCACCGAGAAGGACAA agtCAACTgctcattttatttcaaaattggAGCTTGTCGCCATGGAGACAGATGTTCTCGGTTGCACAATAAACCAACATTTAGCCAG ACCATCTTGATTCAAAACATCTATCGTAACCCCCAAAACAGTGCACAGACGGCTGACGGCTCACACT GTGCTGTGAGCGATGTCGAGATGCAGGAACATTATGATGAGTTCTTTGAG GAGGTGTTCACAGAAATGGAGGAGAAGTACGGCGAAGTGGAGGAGATGAACGTTTGTGATAACCTTGGAGATCACCTAGTTGGAAATGTATACGTAAAG TTCCGCCGTGAAGAGGATGCAGAAAAGGCCGTGATCGACCTGAACAATCGCTGGTTCAACGGGCAGCCCATCCACGCCGAGCTCTCGCCCGTGACTGACTTCAGAGAGGCCTGCTGCCGTCAGTACGAGATGGG CGAGTGTACACGAGGAGGTTTCTGCAACTTCATGCATTTGAAGCCCATTTCTCGGGAGTTAAGGCGCGAGTTGTATGGGCGGCGTCGTAAAAA GCATCGATCCAGGTCGAGGTCCCGCGAGCGCCGCTCGAGATCCAGAGAccgcggccgcggcggcggcggaggcggcggccgcGAGCGGGACAGGAGGCGGTCAAGAGACCGCGAACGGTCCGGTCGATTCTGA
- the U2AF1 gene encoding splicing factor U2AF 35 kDa subunit isoform X5 produces the protein MQEHYDEFFEEVFTEMEEKYGEVEEMNVCDNLGDHLVGNVYVKFRREEDAEKAVIDLNNRWFNGQPIHAELSPVTDFREACCRQYEMGECTRGGFCNFMHLKPISRELRRELYGRRRKKHRSRSRSRERRSRSRDRGRGGGGGGGRERDRRRSRDRERSGRF, from the exons ATGCAGGAACATTATGATGAGTTCTTTGAG GAGGTGTTCACAGAAATGGAGGAGAAGTACGGCGAAGTGGAGGAGATGAACGTTTGTGATAACCTTGGAGATCACCTAGTTGGAAATGTATACGTAAAG TTCCGCCGTGAAGAGGATGCAGAAAAGGCCGTGATCGACCTGAACAATCGCTGGTTCAACGGGCAGCCCATCCACGCCGAGCTCTCGCCCGTGACTGACTTCAGAGAGGCCTGCTGCCGTCAGTACGAGATGGG CGAGTGTACACGAGGAGGTTTCTGCAACTTCATGCATTTGAAGCCCATTTCTCGGGAGTTAAGGCGCGAGTTGTATGGGCGGCGTCGTAAAAA GCATCGATCCAGGTCGAGGTCCCGCGAGCGCCGCTCGAGATCCAGAGAccgcggccgcggcggcggcggaggcggcggccgcGAGCGGGACAGGAGGCGGTCAAGAGACCGCGAACGGTCCGGTCGATTCTGA
- the U2AF1 gene encoding splicing factor U2AF 35 kDa subunit isoform X1 has protein sequence MHYGFRVLIRHEIPVQLLFSVRKSKWNLPEGAEVGGTIGNFVVRYFFLFQVRVQKRQVNCSFYFKIGACRHGDRCSRLHNKPTFSQTIALLNIYRNPQNSSQSADGLRCAVSDVEMQEHYDEFFEEVFTEMEEKYGEVEEMNVCDNLGDHLVGNVYVKFRREEDAEKAVIDLNNRWFNGQPIHAELSPVTDFREACCRQYEMGECTRGGFCNFMHLKPISRELRRELYGRRRKKHRSRSRSRERRSRSRDRGRGGGGGGGRERDRRRSRDRERSGRF, from the exons ATGCACTACGGTTTCAGAGTTTTAATCAGGCATGAAATTCCTGTGCAGCTCTTGTTTTCTGTTAGAAAAAGCAAATGGAACCTTCCAGAAGGTGCTGAAGTTGGAGGCACTATTGGAAATTTTGTAGTTaggtatttctttttgtttcaggTTAGAGTTCAGAAAAGACA agtCAACTgctcattttatttcaaaattggAGCTTGTCGCCATGGAGACAGATGTTCTCGGTTGCACAATAAACCAACATTTAGCCAG ACCATTGCCCTCTTGAACATTTACCGTAACCCTCAAAACTCTTCCCAGTCTGCTGACGGTTTGCGCT GTGCTGTGAGCGATGTCGAGATGCAGGAACATTATGATGAGTTCTTTGAG GAGGTGTTCACAGAAATGGAGGAGAAGTACGGCGAAGTGGAGGAGATGAACGTTTGTGATAACCTTGGAGATCACCTAGTTGGAAATGTATACGTAAAG TTCCGCCGTGAAGAGGATGCAGAAAAGGCCGTGATCGACCTGAACAATCGCTGGTTCAACGGGCAGCCCATCCACGCCGAGCTCTCGCCCGTGACTGACTTCAGAGAGGCCTGCTGCCGTCAGTACGAGATGGG CGAGTGTACACGAGGAGGTTTCTGCAACTTCATGCATTTGAAGCCCATTTCTCGGGAGTTAAGGCGCGAGTTGTATGGGCGGCGTCGTAAAAA GCATCGATCCAGGTCGAGGTCCCGCGAGCGCCGCTCGAGATCCAGAGAccgcggccgcggcggcggcggaggcggcggccgcGAGCGGGACAGGAGGCGGTCAAGAGACCGCGAACGGTCCGGTCGATTCTGA